The Syngnathus typhle isolate RoL2023-S1 ecotype Sweden linkage group LG3, RoL_Styp_1.0, whole genome shotgun sequence genome window below encodes:
- the mettl14 gene encoding N6-adenosine-methyltransferase non-catalytic subunit, with the protein MNSRLQEIRERQKLRRQLLAQQLGAESADSIGAVLNSKEELKEIEETRERASLDDSAPTSKKKTVTEGDDTEEDVEEQKDEVEVLPPEEGNPYEEVYKDSSTFLKGTQSLNPHNDYCQHFVDTGHRPQNFIRDVGLADRFEEYPKLRELIRLKDELISTTNTPPMYLQADLEHFDLQDLKSEFDVILLEPPLEEYYRESGISHTERFWTWDDIMKLEIEEISALRSFVFLWCGSGEGLDLGRMCLRKWGFRRCEDICWIKTNKNNPGKTKTLDPKAVFQRTKEHCLMGIKGTVRRSTDGEFIHANVDIDLIITEEPEMGNVEKPVEIFHIIEHFCLGRRRLHLFGRDSTIRPGWLTVGPTLTNSNFNPESYAAHFALPESHLSGCTEEIERLRPKSPPSKMKSDRGGGAARGGRAGPNVGRGGERGRERNRPNFRGDRGGFRGRGGIHRGFPPR; encoded by the exons ATGAATAGTCGATTGCAGGAAATCCGCGAGCGACAAAAACTTAGGCGGCAGCTTTTAGCCCAACAG TTGGGAGCTGAGAGTGCAGATAGCATTGGCGCTGTGCTTAACAGTAAAGAGGAACTTAAAGAAATAGAAGAGACAAGAGAAAG GGCGTCATTAGATGATTCCGCTCCTACCTCCAAGAAGAAGACTGTGACAGAGGGTGATGATACTGAGGAAGATGTGGAGGAACAAAAA GATGAGGTAGAGGTTCTGCCGCCCGAGGAAGGCAACCCATATGAGGAAGTCTACAAGGACTCAAGTACATTCCTTAAG GGTACACAGAGTTTGAACCCTCACAATGATTACTGTCAGCACTTTGTCGACACAGGCCACAGGCCGCAGAATTTCATTCGCGATGTCG GCTTGGCTGATCGATTTGAGGAGTACCCCAAACTACGAGAGCTGATTAGACTGAAGGACGAACTCATCTCCACTACCAACACCCCTCCGAT GTACCTGCAGGCCGACCTGGAACACTTTGACCTGCAGGATTTAAAAAGCGAGTTTGATGTCATCCTACTTGAGCCTCCTCTAGAAGAATATTACAGAGAGTCAGGCATCAGCCACACAGAGCGCTTCTGGACTTGGGATGAT ATCATGAAGCTGGAAATTGAAGAGATCTCTGCACTTCGGTCCTTCGTCTTCCTCTGGTGCGGCTCAGGTGAAGGTCTGGACTTGGGCAGAATG TGTTTAAGGAAATGGGGCTTCAGGCGCTGTGAAGACATCTGCTGGATCAAGACAAACAAGAATAACCCAGGCAAGACAAAGACACTGGACCCAAAAGCAGTATTTCAGAGGACAAAG GAACACTGCCTGATGGGAATCAAAGGAACAGTGCGGAGAAGCACAGACGGGGAATTCATTCATGCCAACGTGGACATCGACTTGATCATCACGGAGGAACCAGAGATGGGGAACGTCGAGAAGCCCGTCGAGATCTTTCATATAATTGAGCACTTCTGTTTGGGCCGCAGAAGGTTGCACCTTTTTGGACGAGACTCTACCATCAGGCCTG GCTGGCTGACAGTGGGACCCACTCTTACCAACAGTAACTTCAACCCAGAGAGTTACGCCGCACATTTCGCTTTGCCCGAATCCCACCTCTCCGGCTGCACCGAAGAAATAGAGCGACTGCGGCCCAAATCGCCGCCTTCAAAGATGAAGTCCGACCGGGGAGGTGGAGCAGCCAGAGGGGGCCGCGCTGGTCCGAACGTTGGGAGAGGTGGCGAGAGAGGTCGGGAAAGGAACAGACCGAACTTTCGCGGAGACAGGGGGGGTTTCCGTGGCCGGGGAGGAATACACAGGGGGTTTCCCCCACGCTAG
- the LOC133151788 gene encoding 5-hydroxytryptamine receptor 4 gives MDNSSLEDAANTTLEINQDSCALLRNQAFRFILYAFFFIGIICTVVGNFLVVLSISYFKKLQSPTNSFVMSLAVADCLVGLVVMPYSMIRTIEGCWYFGALFCQLHSSLDVMLCTASIFHLSCIAFDRYYAVCNPLVYSLKMSQGRVTFLIVVCWAVPMLISFGPIMLGLHIAGVDVVLPQDVCVFLVNRIYAVMASLIAFYLPMAIMLVAYWKIFKAAKRQAMQISAMESQMAAGVGKDSSKKKKHRNTMKRERKAAKTLGIIMGVFLIFWMPFFTVNIVDPFIDYSTEVVIWDIFLWLGYINSSLNPFLYGFFNRSFRRAFLMFMGCRVCQPGISPGMELSHTRKEANDCAEK, from the coding sequence ATGGACAACAGTAGCTTGGAAGACGCCGCTAACACAACACTTGAGATCAATCAGGACTCCTGCGCCTTGTTGAGGAACCAGGCCTTTCGTTTTATCCTATACGCCTTCTTTTTTATTGGCATCATCTGCACAGTGGTGGGCAACTTTTTGGTGGTCTTGTCCATTTCATACTTTAAAAAGCTACAGTCGCCCACCAACTCGTTCGTCATGTCCCTGGCTGTGGCCGACTGCCTCGTGGGCCTGGTCGTAATGCCCTACAGTATGATTCGGACCATCGAAGGGTGCTGGTACTTTGGCGCCCTTTTTTGCCAACTTCATTCCAGCCTTGATGTCATGTTGTGTACTGCTTCCATATTCCATCTGAGTTGCATCGCTTTTGACCGCTACTACGCCGTCTGCAACCCGCTTGTTTATTCTTTAAAAATGTCTCAAGGTCGAGTCACATTCCTCATTGTCGTCTGCTGGGCCGTTCCCATGCTAATTTCCTTCGGTCCGATAATGCTAGGCCTCCATATTGCCGGGGTCGACGTTGTGCTCCCTCAAGACGTGTGTGTTTTCCTGGTCAATCGAATCTATGCTGTCATGGCTTCATTGATAGCCTTCTACCTGCCCATGGCTATCATGCTGGTGGCCTACTGGAAGATTTTCAAAGCAGCCAAGCGGCAGGCAATGCAGATCAGCGCCATGGAAAGCCAGATGGCTGCCGGAGTGGGGAAAGACTCAAGCAAAAAGAAGAAGCACCGCAACACCATGAAGAGAGAGCGAAAGGCAGCGAAAACCTTGGGTATCATCATGGGCGTCTTCCTCATCTTCTGGATGCCATTTTTTACTGTCAACATCGTGGACCCCTTTATTGATTACAGCACAGAAGTGGTCATCTGGGACATATTTTTATGGTTGGGATACATCAACTCATCACTAAATCCCTTCTTGTATGGTTTCTTTAACCGCTCCTTTCGTAGGGCATTCCTCATGTTCATGGGCTGTCGGGTTTGTCAACCTGGAATATCTCCTGGAATGGAGCTTTCACATACCAGGAAAGAAGCAAATGACTGTGCAGAGAAATAA
- the adra1d gene encoding alpha-1A adrenergic receptor: MTDSNLRNDSIHGIYFTEPLNGSAMELIFLNDSTAACSNFTLDSPSVWLGLFLGLFILVAIVGNILVILSVLCNSHLQTVTNFFIVNLAMADLLLSIVVLPFSASLEVLGCWVFGRVFCNIWAAVDVLCCTASILSLCIISVDRYIGVKHCLKYPSIMTERRAGVILVLVWVSSTVISVGPLLGWKEPPPVDESICRITEEPGYALFSSLFSFYLPLLIILIMYFRVYVVARRTTRSLEAGVKRERDKSVEVVLRIHCRSVLEDARAVSSKSNKQHPFRSSLSVRLMKFSREKKAAKTLAIVVGMFILCWLPFFFFLPFGSFFPAMKPSETVFKVVFWLGYFNSCINPMIYPCSSKEFQRAFTRLLKCRCRQRRRALRRFYDQKWRSAVRGMALEQRGEHESGYTTHGSCGSSLLSKPGGSLKRWNLFPPLQKSSFQLKETVNNLSNKIKGSAGRGSAPAVVDAVSMGIYNVCEQSGYHIYDLAECYGLKETDI, from the exons ATGACGGATTCAAACTTAAGGAACGACAGTATCCATGGGATCTATTTCACGGAGCCTCTCAATGGCTCTGCAATGGAGCTAATATTTCTAAACGACAGCACTGCGGCGTGTTCGAACTTTACACTTGACTCCCCATCCGTTTGGCTCGGCCTTTTTCTCGGTTTATTTATTCTGGTGGCGATCGTGGGTAACATTTTGGTTATTTTATCCGTGTTGTGCAACAGTCACTTGCAGACGGTGACCAACTTCTTTATAGTCAACTTGGCGATGGCGGACCTGCTCCTGAGCATCGTGGTGCTGCCCTTCTCCGCTTCTCTGGAGGTTCTGGGCTGCTGGGTGTTCGGCCGGGTGTTTTGCAATATCTGGGCGGCGGTGGACGTGCTGTGCTGTACTGCCTCCATCCTCAGCTTGTGCATCATCTCCGTGGACCGCTACATAGGCGTCAAACACTGCCTCAAGTACCCGAGCATCATGACCGAGAGGAGGGCGGGTGTCATTCTGGTTTTGGTGTGGGTGTCGTCCACAGTCATCTCGGTTGGACCGCTGCTGGGTTGGAAAGAACCGCCACCCGTGGACGAGAGCATCTGCAGGATTACGGAGGAGCCCGGATACGCGCTCTTCTCCTCTCTCTTCTCCTTCTACCTGCCGCTCCTGATCATCCTCATTATGTACTTTCGGGTCTACGTGGTGGCCCGAAGGACTACCAGAAGCCTGGAGGCGGGTGTCAAGCGGGAACGAGACAAGTCCGTGGAGGTGGTTCTGAGGATCCACTGCCGCAGCGTGCTGGAGGATGCGCGCGCGGTCAGCTCCAAAAGCAACAAGCAGCACCCGTTCAGGAGCTCGCTCTCCGTGCGCCTCATGAAGTTCTCTCGGGAGAAAAAGGCGGCCAAAACCCTCGCCATCGTCGTAGGCATGTTTATCCTATGTTGGctgccttttttcttctttttacctTTTG GCTCCTTCTTTCCAGCGATGAAGCCATCAGAGACAGTATTCAAGGTGGTCTTTTGGCTGGGCTACTTCAACAGCTGCATCAATCCCATGATCTACCCCTGCTCCAGCAAAGAGTTCCAGCGGGCCTTCACCCGCCTACTCAAGTGTCGCTGCCGCCAGAGGCGGAGGGCTCTGCGTCGCTTCTATGACCAGAAATGGCGCTCGGCCGTCAGGGGAATGGCGTTGGAACAAAGAGGGGAACACGAGTCAGGCTACACCACGCACGGCTCCTGCGGCAGCTCTTTGTTAAGCAAGCCAGGGGGGAGTTTAAAGAGATGGAACCTGTTCCCACCGCTGCAGAAGTCCTCCTTTCAGCTCAAAGAAACAGTGAACAACCTGTCAAATAAAATTAAGGGAAGCGCGGGGCGAGGAAGCGCACCTGCAGTGGTCGATGCAGTTTCAATGGGGATTTACAACGTGTGTGAACAAAGCGGTTATCACATCTATGACTTGGCTGAGTGTTACGGCCTGAAGGAGACAGACATTTAA